One genomic window of Fusarium keratoplasticum isolate Fu6.1 chromosome 3, whole genome shotgun sequence includes the following:
- a CDS encoding Glutamine-dependent NAD(+) synthetase: MALVTVAAATLPSIPLDFLGNKERILESIRIAKDKGATLRTGPELEIPGYCALDHHLEGDTFLHSWEVLADIISDEVCKGMLIDLGLGVRHRNVRYNSRVLCTYRKIFCIRPKTALANDGLYREARHFTAWSKPRQVETYYLDGPVRKVTGQSSVPIGDMILSTPDTAVTCESCEEMFVPLNPSTFAGLNGAEIILNSSASHAELRKLRTRLELIANSTRKLGGIYVYANATGVDGDARMMHDGSSMVIQNGEVFAQGSQFSLASVEVTVATVDIEKVRSFRSSISRNVQAAAQPEFPRVECDIVLSRPAEEIWLSNRPEISPAIQLKILDPMEEIYMSTAVYLWQYLTRTNSPGFFLPLSGGLDSSSVALFVYGMARLVMVSIKAGENITLEALRRVTGDKEFTPTTPQEIVGRLLHTCYMGTVNSSEETEGRAKKLAEVLGSYHSTIKIDETVAANELMVEKALSFKPKYQVEGGTRAENLAKQNIQARSRMVIAYSLAQLSTTARALPRAGAALLVLGSGNVDENLRGYFTKYDASSADLAPLGSISKNDAKDFQRWARVNWDLSILTDFIEATPTAELLPLSAGVQDDESEQEMGMTYEELSVFGILRKVDKLGPWSAYLRLLSDWSHRPGYGPRQIAEKVFRFYRFYAINRHKSTIITPSIHLCPYNPDDNRHDLRPFLYVVDWPWQFGKIRAHVEQLEAKLAEKDVD, from the exons ATGGCTCTGGTAACTGTCGCGGCGGCCACGCTGCCCAGCATCCCGCTCGACTTTCTCGGGAACAAGGAGCGCATTCTAGAGTCGATCCGgatcgccaaggacaagggtgCCACGCTGAGGACCGGTCCTGAGCTGGAGATTCCTGGTTACTGTGCTCTCGATCACCACCTCGAAG GCGACACCTTTTTGCACTCTTGGGAGGTGCTTGCCGATATCATTTCAGATGAGGTTTGCAAGGGAATGCTTATTGATCTTGGT CTTGGAGTGCGCCATCGCAATGTTCGATACAACTCTCGCGTGCTCTGCACGTATCGCAAGATCTTTTGCATCAGGCCAAAGACTGCACTTGCCAATGACGGTCTGTATCGCGAGGCCCGTCATTTCACTGCCTGGAGCAAGCCGCGACAGGTCGAGACCTACTATCTCGATGGCCCTGTACGAAAGGTGACTGGCCAGTCGTCAGTACCTATCGGCGATATGATCCTATCTACACCGGATACTGCCGTAACCTGCGAGTCTTGTGAGGAGATGTTTGTTCCTCTGAACCCGTCCACTTTCGCCGGCCTCAACGGTGCCGAGATCATTCTCAACTCTAGTGCCTCTCATGCCGAGCTCCGAAAACTGCGAACTCGACTTGAGCTTATCGCCAACTCTACCAGAAAGCTGGGTGGAATCTATGTCTATGCCAACGCGACAGGTGTTGACGGTGATGCTCGCATGATGCACGACGGAAGCAGCATGGTTATTCAGAACGGCGAAGTTTTCGCTCAAGGAAGTCAGTTCTCCCTCGCATCTGTCGAGGTTACTGTGGCTACTGTCGACATCGAAAAAGTACGCAGCTTccgcagcagcatcagccgAAATGTGCAGGCTGCTGCACAGCCCGAGTTCCCTCGAGTCGAGTGTGACATCGTCCTGTCGCGGCCTGCTGAGGAAATCTGGTTGTCCAACCGACCAGAGATTTCTCCCGCTATCCAGCTTAAGATTCTCGACCCTATGGAGGAGATTTACATGTCCACAGCCGTTTATCTGTGGCAGTACCTGACACGAACAAACTcccctggcttcttcttgccacTGTCTGGTGGTCTTGACAGCTCGAGCGTGGCGCTGTTCGTTTACGGCATGGCTCGCCTTGTCATGGTTTCGATCAAGGCTGGCGAGAACATCACGCTCGAGGCCCTGAGACGGGTTACGGGTGATAAGGAGTTTACTCCCACTACACCCCAGGAGATTGTTGGCCGCCTTCTCCATACGTGTTATATGGGGACGGTCAACTCGTCTGAGGAGACCGAAGgaagggccaagaagctcgcaGAGGTTCTTGGCTCTTACCATTCGACTATCAAGATCGACGAGACCGTGGCTGCCAACGAGCTCATGGTCGAAAAGGCGCTCAGCTTTAAGCCCAAGTACCAGGTTGAGGGTGGTACTCGGGCTGAGAACCTTGCCAAGCAGAACATCCAGGCTCGTAGCCGTATGGTGATTGCTTATTCGTTGGCTCAGCTGTCGACCACTGCCAGAGCTCTCCCTAGAGCCGGAGCAGCTCTTCTTGTCTTGGGATCTGGCAATGTCGATGAG AACCTGCGTGGATACTTTACTAAATAT GATGCTAGCTCGGCAGATCTTGCACCCCTTGGCAGTATTTCCAAGAATGATGCCAAGGACTTCCAGCGATGGGCCCGAGTCAACTGGGACCTCTCGATTCTCACCGATTTCATCGAGGCGACACCTACTGCTGAGCTGCTACCGCTCTCTGCAGGCGTGCAGGATGACGAGTCGGAGCAAGAGATGGGTATGACGTACGAGGAGCTGTCTGTCTTTGGA ATCCTGAGAAAGGTTGACAAGCTTGGACCGTGGTCCGCTTACCTGCGACTCCTGAGCGATTGGAGCCACCGTCCTGGCTATGGCCCCAGACAGATTGCGGAGAAAGTGTTTAGATTCTACAGATTCTACGCCATCAACCGCCACAAGTCGACCATCATCACACCCAGCATTCACCTCTGCCCTTACAACCCCGATGACAACCGACATGACCTGCGACCCTTCTTGTATGTGGTTGACTGGCCTTGGCAGTTTGGCAAGATTAGGGCGCACGTGGAGCAGCTGGAGGCGAAGTTGGCAGAGAAGGATGTAGATTAG